One window of Pyrus communis chromosome 12, drPyrComm1.1, whole genome shotgun sequence genomic DNA carries:
- the LOC137710410 gene encoding dof zinc finger protein DOF5.6-like has translation MGHNSLQVCMDSSDWLQGTIHEDSPMDSSSPLSGDMLTCSRPLIERRLRPQHDQALKCPRCESTHTKFCYYNNYSLSQPRYFCKTCRRYWTKGGTLRNIPVGGGCRKNKKVSSKKPNDQNPSSLMNQNYHPGSSSSSISHTPTDLHLSFPDQMQYSHLNNLMLGSTMNPSSFMDNSNPRPIDFMESKLEAIVGNARNYDFMGNGSDLGMMGGFGNNMGGVSHGLDHQSSFHHHGLCSSPFGMSSLDVQNGNFMDSCQRLMLPYDQANHEDHHQINAMDVKPNTKLLSLEWQDQGCSDHGKESFGYLNGLGLWTNVMNNYGPSTTNPLV, from the exons ATGGGTCACAACTCTCTGCAAGTTTGCATGGATTCATCTGACTGGCTACAG GGAACGATTCACGAGGACTCCCCGATGGACTCATCCTCACCGTTATCCGGCGACATGTTAACGTGCTCGAGGCCGTTGATCGAGCGGAGGCTGAGGCCCCAGCACGACCAAGCCCTCAAGTGCCCTAGGTGCGAGTCCACCCACACCAAGTTTTGCTACTACAACAACTACAGCCTCTCCCAACCTAGGTACTTTTGCAAGACCTGCAGAAGGTACTGGACCAAAGGTGGAACCCTCAGAAACATCCCCGTGGGCGGCGGGTGtagaaagaacaagaaagtttCTTCCAAGAAACCCAATGATCAGAACCCTTCATCGCTGATGAACCAAAACTACCACCCCGGATCCTCCTCGTCATCGATATCTCACACCCCAACTGATCTCCACCTTTCATTTCCTGATCAGATGCAGTATTCACACCTCAATAACTTGATGCTTGGGAGTACTATGAACCCTAGTAGCTTCATGGACAACAGTAACCCTAGGCCTATTGATTTCATGGAGAGCAAGTTGGAGGCTATCGTGGGGAATGCCAGGAACTATGATTTCATGGGGAATGGTTCTGATTTGGGTATGATGGGTGGGTTTGGAAATAATATGGGAGGAGTTAGTCATGGATTAGATCATCAGTCAAGCTTTCATCACCATGGCCTGTGCTCATCTCCATTTGGGATGTCATCACTTGATGTGCAGAATGGTAATTTCATGGACAGTTGCCAGAGGCTAATGTTGCCATATGATCAAGCAAATCATGAGGATCATCATCAGATTAATGCAATGGATGTGAAGCCAAACACAAAGCTCTTGTCACTTGAGTGGCAAGACCAAGGCTGCTCTGACCATGGAAAGGAGTCATTTGGGTACCTCAATGGTCTAGGATTATGGACCAATGTCATGAACAATTATGGTCCCTCCACAACCAACCCTTTAgtttaa
- the LOC137710412 gene encoding uncharacterized protein: MRLIALARSFRARPTLPETTGPLQFRCFQPDFVPRDPSAKPKKYKYPAFYDPYGPRPPPSDKIVQLAERIAALAPEERRQLGPTLAERLRHPKLQPISTEGMDLGSQGGAAAGSKAEEKKVEKTAFDVKLEKFDAAAKIKVIKEVRTFTSLGLKEAKDLVEKVPCVLKQGVTKEEANDIIEKIKAAGGVAVME; encoded by the coding sequence ATGAGGCTCATTGCGCTTGCTAGATCTTTTCGTGCGCGTCCTACTCTCCCTGAAACAACTGGTCCTTTGCAGTTTCGTTGCTTCCAACCTGATTTTGTGCCCCGGGATCCCAGTGCCAAGCCAAAAAAGTACAAATATCCTGCATTCTATGATCCGTATGGCCCAAGACCTCCACCTTCAGATAAAATCGTTCAGCTTGCTGAGCGAATCGCAGCACTGGCCCCTGAAGAACGCCGCCAACTTGGTCCTACTCTTGCTGAAAGGCTAAGGCATCCGAAGCTGCAGCCCATATCAACAGAAGGCATGGACCTGGGTTCACAGGGAGGGGCAGCTGCTGGGTCAAAGGCTGAGGAAAAGAAGGTGGAGAAGACGGCTTTTGATGTGAAATTGGAGAAGTTCGATGCTGCTGCAAAAATCAAGGTGATCAAGGAAGTCAGGACTTTTACCAGTCTGGGATTGAAGGAGGCAAAAGATCTCGTCGAGAAGGTACCTTGTGTGCTTAAACAAGGGGTTACCAAAGAGGAAGCAAATGACATAATTGAGAAAATAAAGGCTGCTGGAGGAGTTGCTGTTATGGAGTAG